Proteins co-encoded in one Medicago truncatula cultivar Jemalong A17 chromosome 8, MtrunA17r5.0-ANR, whole genome shotgun sequence genomic window:
- the LOC25502511 gene encoding homogentisate 1,2-dioxygenase has protein sequence MDNSISGDDFNYQSGFGNHFSSEAITGALPVEQNSPLICPFGLYAEQISGTSFTTPRSLNLFSWLYRIKPSVTHEPFKARVPSNKKILSEFNDSNSSTNPTQLRWKPTDIPDSPTDFIDGLFTVCGSGSSFMRHGYAIHMYTANKSMDNCAFCNADGDFLIVPQQGRLFITTECGRLNVSPGDVAIIPQGFRFNVNLPDGPSRGYVAEVFGTHFQLPDLGPIGANGLASPRDFLAPTAWFEDKSYPGYTIVQKFGGELFTAIQDFSPFNVVAWHGNYVPYKYDLSKFCPYNTVLYDHSDPSINTVLTAPTDKPGVALLDFVIFPPRWLVAEHTFRPPYYHRNCMSEFMGLIHGNYEAKVDGFLPGGASLHNCMTPHGPDTKSYESTIARGNNVGPHKIIDTMAFMFESSLIPRISQSALESPFLDHDYYQCWIGLRSHFTVPELKTIKTKE, from the exons ATGGATAACTCGATCTCCGGCGACGATTTCAACTACCAATCCGGCTTCGGCAACCACTTCTCCTCCGAAGCCATCACCGGAGCTCTTCCAGTTGAACAAAACAGCCCCCTCATATGCCCTTTCGGTCTCTACGCCGAACAAATTTCCGGCACCTCTTTCACCACCCCTCGCTCACTCAACCTCTTcag ttggcTTTATCGGATTAAACCTTCGGTGACTCACGAACCGTTCAAGGCACGGGTTCCTTCTAATAAGAAAATTTTGAGCGAGTTCAATGACTCAAACAGTTCTACAAATCCAACTCAGCTTCGATGGAAACCAACAGATATACCTGATTCACCAACGGATTTCATTGATGGGTTATTCACCGTTTGTGGTTCTGGCAGCTCCTTCATGCGCCACGGATATGCTATTCACAT GTACACTGCTAACAAATCAATGGATAATTGTGCCTTTTGCAATGCAGATGGTGACTTCTTGATAGTTCCCCAACAAGGAA GACTCTTCATCACTACCGAATGTGGAAGATTGAATGTCTCCCCCGGTGATGTAGCTATTATACCTCAAGGTTTTCGTTTTAACGTCAATTTGCCTGATGGTCCCTCCCGTGGCTATGTTGCTGAAGTTTTCGGTACCCATTTTCAACTTCCTGATCTGGGACCAATTG GTGCTAATGGTCTTGCTTCCCCAAGGGACTTCCTTGCTCCCACTGCATGGTTTGAAGATAAATCATATCCTGGATACACTATAGTGCAAAAGTTTGGTGGTGAACTATTTACTGCAATACAAGATTTCTCTCCCTTCAATGTTGTTGCTTGGCATGGTAATTATGTTCCATATAAG TATGACCTAAGTAAATTCTGCCCTTATAATACAGTGTTGTATGATCACAGTGATCCGTCAATTAATACTG TGTTGACAGCACCAACTGATAAACCTGGGGTGGCATTGCTTGATTTTGTCATTTTCCCGCCAAGGTGGCTTGTTGCCGAGCATACCTTCCGGCCTCCTTATTATCATCGCAATTGCATGAGTGAATTTATGGGTCTCATTCATGGTAACTATGAG GCAAAAGTTGATGGATTTCTTCCGGGAGGTGCAAGTCTTCATAATTGTATGACACCGCATGGTCCTGATACCAAGTCATATGAG TCCACCATTGCTCGTGGGAACAATGTAGGACCTCACAAGATCATCGACACAATGGCTTTTATGTTTGAGTCGAGTTTAATTCCCCGTATTAGTCAATCAGCTCTTGAATCCCCGTTCTTGGATCATGACTATTACCAATGTTGGATTGGTTTGAGATCCCATTTCACAGTTCCTGAACTAAAGACAATAAAGACTAAAGAGTGA